CCAAATGCCCAAATCGCTTGTAACGGTTTGTTGGCAGTAGTTATTTTATTTCCATTATTCTGTTTTGTATGCATAATAGGTTGGATATTCTGTTTTTCGGACATTGGTAATTATATCAATGCAGTTTGTTTTAAAATTTTCTTCATATTCACTAACATTCATTTTTTCGCAACCGTCAATATTACTTTGACTAATTCCAAAAAACAAACGTCCCGTGACTAACACTTCACTAATACTATCTATTTTAAAAATTGTATTTTTTTCATCAGCTTTTACTATTCGTACTTTGGCAGTTGCTTCAGCTCTATATTCTGGAATATCAAAAGTAATAGTAAATAAACTATCAGTTTCTAAAATATTTGCCTCACTTGTTATTAAATTATTTAAGATTTGTTTTTTGCTAATTTGTATTGTGAATTCTTTTTCGGATTTAATTTTTACTTTTGCTTCTTGTCTTGGATTTGTATCTGCTAAAAATGAATATATTGTTATTACTCCAATTAATGAATTTAGCGCAAAATTATTATTCTTATTCTCCTTTTGTTCTTCATTTTTTTTATGAAAATAATGATAGGAAATTGGTAAAATTGATAAAGCAATTAGGTCTGTTAAATCTACAGTTCTATGGAAAGCAAAGTCTGTAATTTTTGAAATAAACTTGATGAATTGTTCAGAAATTTCAAGTTTCCAAAAAATAAATAAAACAAAAGTGAAAATATAAATTTCTTTGGTTTTGTTAGTAAAGAAAACTGAAATAAAATATGGAAAAATAAATAAACCCGCAAAATCGGATAATTTTCCCGTCATAAAATTATGAAACTCATATTTTAAATAAAAATCATTTAAGAGCAATAAGAACAAACTCAAAATAAAATAATTCGCTGTAAATAGATTTAAATTTATTTTAGTTTTCATTTATTATTGTGTTTTTCGTTATTCTGCGGGATAATTACTGCCAACTCGTATATATGCGCCATAAAATAGTATGTATACACTAATAATAGGCTAGCTTAACAAAGTTTTGTTTCGTTTTATTCTTAATTTCAAATATAGAAATATAAAATTACAAACCGCTACCCATTTTTTTTGCTTATTTCAGCCATTTTTGTGTTCTTCCCAGTAAAATAGGACTTTCGTAGAAAAACAATGCCCTGATACGAGCTTCCGTTGCCTACAAATTATCTTCCGCCCCCTACAAAAGATCTTCCGTCGCCTTCAAAAGGTCTTCCGTTGCCTACAAATTATCTTCCGTCGCCTTCAAAAGGTCTTCCGCTGCCTACAAATTATCTTCCGCCTCCTTCAAAAGATCTTCCGTCGCTTACAAATTATCTTCCGCCTCCTTCAAACATGCTTCCGTGTCCTGCAAATGAGCTTCGGATAACTTCAAAAGGGATATTCTCCTTTTTAGCATATATAAGCTATTCATTAAGTATCTTTTTTTTAGTACGTAATAGATAAAAAAAAAGCCCTTAAAAATTTTTAAGGGCTTTTTTGAAATAAATTATTTTTTAGATTCTTCAACAGAAACTTTTCTAAATTCTTTTAGAAGTTTCTCAATTTCTAAACTTGATTTACGAGCTCTTGCTCCCGCAGCTTTTACACCTTTTTCAACAAGTGATTCTGATTCAGTTTTAAATGTTTCAATTTCCGCATTAATTTTTGCAACTAAGTCTTTCATGATAATTTTATTTAAATTCAAGGTTACAAAAATAGAAGATTACTACACATAAGCAAATAATTTAGTGTCAAATCTTACGCGAAGGAGTGCTTTTCCAACCGAATGATGCTAACTGACGTACTAATCTGTTCACAATTAAGGCTAAACGGTTATGCTTGAAAATTACATTTTTGGTAAAAGCATTACGATATATGACTTGTATGTCATTTGTTAGCGATAAAATAGGATTTAAAAAGAGATCCTTTATACCCAAATATCGAGCTTTTATGACATTTTTTAATAATTCAGCCTATTATTCTGTCAACTTTGAATAGCCAATTATTGGATTTAATTCGCTTAGGAAAACTAACTGAACTACTATTTGATAATCTGAAAATTAGATATAAGCTTGAAAGAATAGGCTATTGATTTAATATAAGTGCCAATTAGCTTCCCAATATAAGTACAGCCTTAAATATACCAATTATTAACTTTAAAAAATGATATCATGTTAAAACGTAAAGACTCTTCAGATGAAATAAATTTACCTAATTCAGCCGCCAATTTGGTTGAAAAAGCAAAACAAATGTTATTTGGTGCCACTGAAGAAGAAGACAAAGGCATATTAGGAAATCTGATGGACAAATATTCAAAAGTCCAAATAGAAGATCCAATTAGACCTTTTTATGAGAATGACCTACCGAAAATAGCTAGCAATGTTGATTATGGTATTTTACAAGTATTAGAGGGTACTTGGGTTAGCTATAATAATGACAGTCAGAAAAAAATGATTGGAACTGGTATACATACTACCATTATGCCTTCTCCAGGTACAAATTCTGGAGGTATTCCTGGGAAATATAGTTTCGTATGTGAAGAGTATATAGAAAAATTGACTTTTGATCTAGTTCCAGGAGGAGTTCGCAATCGCGGTGGAGGTAATGAACAATTTTGTGGAGCTGTAAAATACGATCAAAGTATTAAGAGCGTAAACAGTGTAGAGGGTCAAACAGATCTAAAATACACTTCAATTCACGAGGAGAACGGTATGTATTTATGGCTTAGTGATGTATTTAATTATGCTGCTACTGAAAAATCTATTGAAGAAGACCGCGGTATACACGCTATATCACCAGATAACCCGAATAAAGATTTATATAAAAGCGGCTATCAGGATGAGACTCTTTTTCATGTTTTAAATGATGAGGGTAAAAAAGAATATGTAACTCTGGAAAATTTGAATGGACGACCATATTTGGATATTATTGCAGCCAAAGAACTTAAAAAAGGAGCAGGACAGACAGGCCCTTATTTTATACCAGATTATTCTATTTCCAGAAGCGGAGTAATTCCTCATGGAAGTACTATAACTTTATTAGGAGATTTGATTCCAAGTGCTCCAAAACCAGGAGATTCAGAACCAAAGCATTCCCCTTATTTAGTTGATGGTTCGCCACAATTTCCAGAAGGTGATGCAGCTTGGAAGTATGATCATCTTTCAATTTCGAGAACAATGGGAGGAGCTGGTGCAAACGAAACCAATAAAGCTATAAATCTTGATAAACCTGCACCTGCCTGGGTGCATGAAAAACTTGATGATGTAAATGATCCTGGAGAAAATAAAATCTATACACAAAGAATACTTGCTCATGATTTATATCCGTATTCGGTAAGACCAGATTTAAGACTTCGTGATTCCATCAAAGGAGAAAATATAAAAAATCACGTACTTATTCAGATGTCATCCAAAAATAAAACTGGGGCACAAGGAGGGATATTAAATGTTCCATTTGTAAATCGTTTTGTACCTACAGTCGAAATGAATATGCGAATGTGGATTGAAACAGTTGTAGAGGACGGAAGGGAAATTCTTCAGTTGCAATACGAACAAATTATATTTTTCGAATTTCATTTTGGAGATGACGGAGGTACTACGAGCTGGCCACACATACAGATTAATACACTCCGAAAAATAGAAGATGTTCCTGCCGATCAAAGAGCTTTGGCAGAAGAGCAATTCGGTATTAAAAAAACGGATGGAAGTTATAAACCTGAATCTTCTGCGGCAGCTTCAGGATGTCCTTACAACAAAGGATAAAATGTTTAAAAACTCCATAGTGTCTTTATATAAAGAGATACTGTGGAGTTTTTTGCATCTAAAGATTACAGTTTTTATAGATTTTAAAAGCATACTATTTATAAATACTAATAGTCATTGTTTTTCAAGGCTATAATCTTTGAATGATTAAATAGAAATTTAACTAAACAATATATTATGAATTTCAACCAGAAAAGAGACCATTTTATTTTACCAATATTAGAATGGGCAAAAAGTAATAATGAGCTAAAAGACACCTCTTCAAAAAAAATGTTTATGGCTGATAATAGTGTTATAAGTACTTATGACACGACAGAAAGTGAAAGTAAAAAACCATTTAAGGTACCTTCT
The Flavobacterium sp. 5 DNA segment above includes these coding regions:
- a CDS encoding histone H1 is translated as MKDLVAKINAEIETFKTESESLVEKGVKAAGARARKSSLEIEKLLKEFRKVSVEESKK
- a CDS encoding peroxidase, FMP-type, with amino-acid sequence MLKRKDSSDEINLPNSAANLVEKAKQMLFGATEEEDKGILGNLMDKYSKVQIEDPIRPFYENDLPKIASNVDYGILQVLEGTWVSYNNDSQKKMIGTGIHTTIMPSPGTNSGGIPGKYSFVCEEYIEKLTFDLVPGGVRNRGGGNEQFCGAVKYDQSIKSVNSVEGQTDLKYTSIHEENGMYLWLSDVFNYAATEKSIEEDRGIHAISPDNPNKDLYKSGYQDETLFHVLNDEGKKEYVTLENLNGRPYLDIIAAKELKKGAGQTGPYFIPDYSISRSGVIPHGSTITLLGDLIPSAPKPGDSEPKHSPYLVDGSPQFPEGDAAWKYDHLSISRTMGGAGANETNKAINLDKPAPAWVHEKLDDVNDPGENKIYTQRILAHDLYPYSVRPDLRLRDSIKGENIKNHVLIQMSSKNKTGAQGGILNVPFVNRFVPTVEMNMRMWIETVVEDGREILQLQYEQIIFFEFHFGDDGGTTSWPHIQINTLRKIEDVPADQRALAEEQFGIKKTDGSYKPESSAAASGCPYNKG